One Vallitalea pronyensis genomic region harbors:
- a CDS encoding GGDEF domain-containing protein, with the protein MMYLSHIVKTKLMKQILIFFIIILTTFVTTYVLMMQNIIAKQDELMNMFTSTIKVSIEENYRIANQEEREEEDELYIKLMGIGQEFIDVPLNKITSNVLYHYRDKYNLTHLSIFNKDEKDEITIARSTHPEEIGIKTTSWGFWNEAFLQLYKKGTVTLSKGVAINNFWVGPKSYSYVDYKTKGVKNYYKYAYYFNREQNYIINAVTSEESYSLSSTNRLDNLLDEYRHKIKSIKKFGIIDMHNWRSYIQNNSNTRIEPIVTYGNLTNQEFIAFNIRQPSLENLDDIRYMDVMHRGKPYKLSFTALDDNIAICTLMSTSYFQTITLPIIIAIIIISLLISLVISWVVRKEARKSDILLRREQQRLKAVEEFKNAITNVPDYIFRLIIGHDDQLMVSFNEGRLVTEDHYIGVDKEPRPIHMLYSETFITTATPYIHEAFANKKVSFEFEENDICYEVIIIPDQPNEIHQKVDEVLCFVNDVTKYVKDIQKSTYMAHHDELTGLLNRRQFNMDFDTFKASKKFAVFYLDLDGFKSVNDQHGHKAGDYVLQKISKRLTALEGLCTYRIGGDEFLIIMPFKVQRESSKMATTIIETINKPIILPSNDTIHMGVSIGISIYPSDAKDREQLINYADQAMYHAKREGKNAFFFYN; encoded by the coding sequence ATGATGTATCTTTCACATATCGTGAAGACAAAATTAATGAAGCAAATCCTCATCTTTTTCATTATTATCCTAACCACTTTTGTAACAACCTATGTACTCATGATGCAAAATATTATTGCCAAACAAGATGAATTAATGAACATGTTTACATCAACCATAAAAGTATCCATTGAAGAAAATTACCGCATAGCCAATCAAGAAGAACGGGAGGAAGAAGATGAGCTTTATATTAAATTAATGGGTATTGGCCAAGAATTCATAGATGTTCCTCTGAATAAAATCACCAGTAACGTGTTATATCATTATCGGGATAAATACAATCTTACACATCTTTCTATCTTTAACAAAGATGAAAAAGACGAGATTACCATCGCCCGTTCCACCCATCCTGAAGAAATTGGTATTAAAACAACCAGTTGGGGATTCTGGAATGAAGCTTTTTTACAGCTTTATAAAAAGGGCACTGTGACCCTTTCAAAAGGTGTGGCCATTAATAATTTTTGGGTAGGACCAAAATCCTATTCTTATGTTGATTATAAAACAAAAGGTGTTAAGAATTATTATAAATATGCCTATTATTTTAATAGGGAACAGAACTACATCATCAATGCTGTCACATCTGAAGAATCCTATAGTCTTAGCAGCACCAATCGCTTAGATAACTTATTAGACGAATATCGTCATAAAATAAAATCCATTAAGAAATTTGGCATCATTGATATGCACAATTGGCGATCCTATATCCAGAATAATAGTAACACCCGTATAGAGCCTATTGTAACTTATGGCAACTTAACCAATCAAGAGTTTATTGCTTTTAATATTCGTCAGCCTTCTTTAGAGAATCTTGATGATATTCGATACATGGATGTGATGCACAGAGGTAAGCCTTATAAGTTAAGCTTTACAGCTTTAGATGATAATATCGCTATATGTACGTTGATGAGTACGTCCTATTTCCAGACCATTACCTTACCCATCATCATTGCTATCATTATCATAAGTTTACTTATAAGTTTAGTCATATCATGGGTCGTTAGAAAGGAAGCTAGAAAATCCGATATCTTATTACGTCGTGAACAACAGCGTTTAAAGGCTGTGGAAGAGTTTAAAAATGCCATCACCAATGTACCTGACTACATATTCCGATTGATTATCGGCCATGATGACCAACTGATGGTTTCCTTTAACGAAGGGCGTTTGGTCACAGAAGACCATTATATTGGCGTGGATAAGGAACCTCGACCCATACACATGCTCTATAGCGAAACTTTTATTACCACAGCTACCCCTTATATTCATGAAGCCTTTGCTAATAAGAAAGTCAGCTTCGAATTTGAGGAAAATGATATCTGTTATGAAGTCATCATTATCCCAGACCAACCCAATGAAATCCATCAAAAAGTTGATGAAGTTTTATGTTTTGTTAACGATGTAACCAAGTACGTGAAAGATATTCAGAAAAGTACCTACATGGCCCACCACGATGAGCTAACAGGCTTATTAAACAGAAGGCAGTTCAACATGGATTTTGATACCTTTAAAGCTTCCAAGAAATTTGCGGTTTTTTATCTTGATCTTGATGGTTTTAAATCCGTGAATGATCAACATGGTCATAAAGCTGGCGATTATGTCTTACAAAAAATCAGTAAGCGATTAACCGCCCTAGAAGGTCTATGTACTTATCGCATTGGTGGTGATGAGTTTCTTATCATCATGCCATTTAAGGTACAACGGGAATCGTCTAAAATGGCAACGACCATCATTGAAACCATTAACAAGCCCATCATTTTACCATCAAATGATACCATACATATGGGTGTAAGTATTGGTATATCCATTTATCCATCAGACGCTAAAGACCGGGAACAGTTAATTAATTATGCCGATCAAGCCATGTACCATGCTAAACGTGAAGGAAAAAATGCGTTTTTCTTCTATAACTAA
- a CDS encoding DUF4003 family protein translates to MRLENKEMIQQYLNTYHEVKSALRKEISNETIKIVALLYTISNRPFQDELFQEISARIKSKVDFSDLNGELRYILSTIIILKYDYPFTKINLLFSNLQIVDEFDLYVNHRLFIAFMLLDESNVKKRLQAASNIFYDMQDHHAFITGEEDYALSILLSGLDDSNENLMNQVEYYYKQLAKDCFKRGNALQLLSHVLTLMQLDNKDDAIKTCIFMYKRMRHEGLKVKGVMMGLFGLISAVINFNDNDAELFITEFKEIYQFMGNTKFFKKNKVYNMIIAILIMLGIHDKNQHTCYVIGQGNKQISLDYALVAAILIEGILY, encoded by the coding sequence ATGCGTTTAGAGAATAAAGAAATGATTCAACAATATTTGAATACATATCATGAAGTGAAATCAGCTCTACGAAAAGAGATTTCCAATGAAACCATTAAAATCGTAGCACTACTTTATACCATCTCAAATCGGCCATTTCAAGATGAATTGTTTCAAGAAATTAGTGCCCGTATTAAGAGCAAGGTTGATTTTTCTGATTTGAATGGTGAGTTGCGCTATATACTATCAACCATCATCATACTCAAATACGATTACCCTTTTACCAAAATTAATCTTCTTTTTAGTAATCTTCAAATTGTCGATGAATTTGACCTCTATGTGAACCATCGGCTTTTTATCGCTTTTATGTTATTGGACGAAAGCAATGTCAAAAAGCGTCTGCAAGCAGCCAGTAATATTTTCTATGATATGCAAGACCATCATGCCTTCATTACAGGAGAAGAAGACTATGCTTTGTCCATTCTGCTTTCAGGATTAGATGATTCAAATGAAAATCTTATGAACCAGGTGGAGTACTATTACAAGCAGTTAGCCAAAGATTGCTTTAAAAGGGGGAATGCACTCCAACTTCTATCCCATGTCCTTACATTAATGCAATTAGATAATAAAGACGACGCCATTAAAACTTGTATATTTATGTATAAACGTATGCGCCATGAAGGGTTAAAGGTAAAAGGTGTTATGATGGGTCTATTTGGTCTTATCAGTGCTGTGATTAACTTTAATGATAATGATGCGGAGCTTTTTATCACCGAGTTCAAAGAGATCTATCAGTTCATGGGCAATACCAAATTCTTCAAAAAAAATAAAGTATATAATATGATTATTGCTATCCTTATTATGTTAGGTATTCATGATAAAAATCAACATACTTGTTATGTCATTGGACAAGGGAATAAACAAATAAGTTTAGATTATGCTTTAGTTGCGGCCATTCTTATTGAAGGTATTCTTTATTAG